A stretch of Rhizobium sp. TH2 DNA encodes these proteins:
- a CDS encoding Xaa-Pro peptidase family protein, whose translation MSEQTTKRLAALREKMSATGTGLIAIGPGSHMDWVLGFHPHPDERPCLLLIAPDKEAFLMPVLNAEGSREFTDIEFFNWGDADGPAEALNQTLAAIGATAPGKVALDETMRADFALLLIDALPADTERTFTPETLGALRMRKDSAEYKKLKMNAGIADRAIQTAFSKVRPGMTETELAAEIRAHFSSEGASPQFWIVGAGGNGAFPHHSASERVIQEGDAIVIDIGGRKQGFPSDITRMAVVGQPPEGYGQIHSIVEKAVQAALKAAKPGVPAKEVDAAARGVIADAGYGEYFVHRTGHGMGIDGHEPPYITATSDTVLEEGMVFSIEPGIYLPGRFGIRLEDIIILREDGPEILSSLPRDVHVVRL comes from the coding sequence ATGTCCGAACAAACCACCAAACGCCTCGCGGCACTGCGCGAGAAAATGTCCGCCACCGGCACCGGTCTGATAGCCATCGGCCCCGGCTCGCATATGGATTGGGTTCTGGGCTTCCACCCGCATCCCGACGAGCGGCCCTGCCTGCTGCTGATCGCGCCTGACAAGGAAGCCTTCCTGATGCCGGTGCTGAATGCCGAGGGCAGCCGTGAATTCACCGATATCGAATTCTTCAACTGGGGCGATGCCGATGGTCCAGCCGAGGCACTGAATCAGACGCTCGCCGCCATCGGTGCGACGGCCCCCGGCAAGGTGGCGCTCGACGAGACGATGCGGGCCGATTTCGCGCTGCTGCTGATCGATGCCCTGCCGGCCGACACCGAACGCACCTTCACACCGGAAACGCTCGGCGCGCTCCGCATGCGCAAGGACAGCGCCGAATACAAGAAGCTCAAGATGAATGCCGGCATCGCCGACCGTGCCATCCAGACGGCCTTCTCCAAGGTCAGGCCGGGTATGACCGAGACCGAACTTGCCGCCGAGATCCGCGCGCACTTCTCCTCGGAAGGCGCCTCGCCGCAGTTCTGGATCGTCGGCGCCGGCGGCAATGGCGCATTCCCGCATCATTCCGCGAGCGAGCGCGTGATCCAGGAAGGCGACGCCATCGTCATCGATATCGGCGGCCGCAAGCAGGGCTTTCCCTCGGACATCACCCGCATGGCCGTGGTCGGCCAGCCGCCCGAGGGCTATGGCCAGATCCACTCGATCGTCGAAAAGGCCGTGCAGGCGGCATTGAAAGCCGCCAAGCCCGGCGTGCCGGCAAAGGAGGTCGATGCGGCCGCGCGTGGTGTCATCGCCGATGCCGGCTATGGCGAATATTTCGTCCACCGCACTGGCCACGGCATGGGCATCGACGGCCACGAGCCGCCCTACATCACCGCGACGTCGGACACGGTTCTGGAAGAAGGCATGGTCTTCTCGATCGAACCTGGAATCTACCTGCCCGGCCGGTTCGGCATCCGGTTGGAGGACATCATCATCCTGCGCGAGGACGGCCCGGAAATCCTGTCGTCCCTGCCCCGCGACGTCCATGTCGTGAGGCTCTGA
- a CDS encoding aldo/keto reductase, with protein sequence MKTREIGKTGVHVTEIGFGTAPVAGLYRAVDEESAQAVLQAAWDSGVRYFDTAPHYGAGLAEERVGRFLKDKSGYVISTKVGRLHIGVPEGKGGDYGFVGAHPVIQHCDYSGAGIEKSLEVSSKRLGMDRFDIVFVHDIGPYTHAPGDNERHLRAFRESGIRKLNDLKSAGVIKGWGLGVNEVPVIMDIMSDTHLDVILMAGRYTLLDRGAEAELLPLCRKRGTSFVIGGVFNSGILATGPVEGATFDYMEAKPDVRAKVAAMEKIAKDAGTDLASAALHFPFQEPVVASVLLGTAKASSLQRNLVALEKPFDASLFPRFEPHVIR encoded by the coding sequence ATGAAGACGAGGGAAATTGGCAAGACCGGTGTTCACGTCACCGAGATCGGCTTCGGCACGGCGCCGGTCGCGGGGCTCTACCGCGCGGTCGATGAGGAAAGCGCGCAGGCCGTGTTGCAGGCGGCATGGGATTCCGGTGTCCGATACTTCGACACCGCGCCGCATTATGGCGCGGGTTTGGCGGAAGAACGAGTAGGGCGGTTCCTGAAGGACAAATCCGGCTACGTGATTTCCACCAAGGTGGGCCGGCTTCATATCGGCGTGCCCGAGGGCAAGGGTGGCGATTATGGTTTCGTCGGAGCGCATCCCGTCATCCAGCATTGCGACTATTCGGGCGCAGGTATTGAGAAAAGCCTTGAGGTGAGTTCCAAGCGGCTCGGCATGGACCGGTTCGACATTGTCTTCGTGCATGACATCGGGCCTTATACCCATGCGCCCGGCGACAACGAGCGTCATCTCAGGGCCTTCCGCGAATCCGGTATCCGCAAGCTCAACGACCTGAAATCGGCTGGCGTCATCAAGGGCTGGGGCCTCGGTGTCAACGAAGTGCCGGTGATCATGGATATCATGTCCGACACCCATCTCGATGTGATCCTGATGGCCGGGCGCTATACGCTGCTCGACCGCGGCGCCGAGGCGGAACTGCTTCCGCTCTGCCGCAAGCGCGGCACGTCCTTCGTCATCGGCGGGGTGTTCAACTCAGGCATTCTCGCCACTGGACCAGTCGAGGGTGCGACCTTCGACTACATGGAGGCCAAGCCCGATGTGCGCGCCAAGGTCGCCGCGATGGAGAAGATCGCCAAGGACGCAGGCACGGATCTCGCATCGGCGGCGTTGCATTTTCCGTTTCAGGAGCCGGTCGTCGCGTCAGTGTTGCTCGGCACTGCCAAGGCTTCAAGCCTCCAGCGCAACCTCGTCGCGCTGGAGAAGCCGTTCGACGCGAGCCTGTTTCCCCGCTTCGAACCGCATGTGATCCGCTGA
- a CDS encoding ABC transporter ATP-binding protein: MPQIEMRNVSKTYGAVKVIHGVSMAIEKGEFTVFVGPSGCGKSTLLRMIAGLEEITGGDLLIGDARMNDREPSERGVAMVFQSYALYPHMTVAENMSFSLRMAKAPKAEIEEKINRAAGILQLTTLLDRKPAALSGGQRQRVAIGRAIVRNPDVFLFDEPLSNLDAELRVQTRVEIAKLHQTLGNTIVYVTHDQTEAMTLADRIVVLRAGLVEQIGTPVDLYEDPDNEFVAGFIGSPRMNFFEGKVGANAISFGGIELPLPDLKALPPAGSHIRIGIRPEHLDEAQGIELPATADVIEQLGSTAYVHARLATEETVVAEKRRTQMKPGETLRLTFDPANARYFSADGQRIR; this comes from the coding sequence ATGCCACAGATCGAAATGCGCAACGTTTCCAAGACCTATGGCGCCGTCAAGGTGATCCATGGCGTCTCGATGGCGATCGAGAAGGGCGAGTTCACCGTGTTCGTCGGCCCGTCGGGCTGCGGAAAATCGACGCTGCTCAGGATGATCGCGGGGCTCGAGGAAATCACCGGCGGCGATCTGCTGATCGGCGATGCCAGAATGAACGATCGCGAACCGTCGGAACGCGGCGTGGCGATGGTGTTCCAGTCCTACGCCCTCTATCCGCATATGACGGTGGCCGAGAATATGAGCTTCAGCCTGCGGATGGCCAAGGCGCCGAAGGCCGAGATCGAGGAGAAGATCAACCGCGCCGCCGGCATATTGCAACTCACGACGCTGCTCGACCGCAAGCCGGCGGCACTCTCCGGCGGACAGCGCCAGCGCGTGGCGATCGGCCGGGCAATCGTGCGCAATCCCGATGTCTTCCTGTTCGACGAGCCGCTCTCCAATCTCGATGCCGAGCTTCGCGTGCAGACCCGCGTCGAGATCGCCAAGCTGCACCAGACGCTGGGAAACACGATCGTCTATGTTACCCATGACCAGACCGAGGCCATGACGCTGGCCGACCGGATCGTGGTGCTGCGCGCTGGGCTAGTCGAGCAGATCGGTACGCCGGTCGATCTCTACGAGGATCCGGACAACGAATTCGTCGCGGGCTTTATCGGTTCGCCGAGGATGAATTTCTTCGAGGGCAAGGTTGGAGCTAACGCGATTTCATTCGGCGGTATCGAGCTTCCGCTGCCTGACCTCAAGGCCCTGCCGCCGGCCGGTTCGCATATCCGCATCGGCATAAGGCCGGAGCACCTCGATGAGGCACAAGGCATCGAACTGCCCGCGACGGCGGATGTGATTGAGCAGCTTGGATCGACGGCCTATGTGCACGCAAGGCTCGCGACCGAGGAGACGGTGGTGGCGGAAAAGCGCCGTACGCAGATGAAGCCCGGCGAGACATTGCGCTTGACTTTCGATCCCGCCAATGCCCGGTATTTCTCCGCTGACGGGCAACGCATCCGATAG
- a CDS encoding carbohydrate ABC transporter permease has protein sequence MAISGKREKWLMRGLSVPMMLLALTCLYPVYFAINNALKTDKGYILNRFSIVTDPTIQNFVNAWTRSRLSEYFLNSVVTTAGAVALLLIISSLAGFAFAMLRFPYRKLLFIVILASLMIPVQVVLVPFYRTIVTLGLINTRIGLIISYTAFFLPFCVYLMTAFYSGLPRELVEAARMDGAKLIQIWWHVMLPLGKPALITLGILNTLYCWNDVLISLLVLQKERTLMVGIAALKGEYTTNIPLLMAGIVIAAAPIVIIYIIFQRRIVNGIATGAVKG, from the coding sequence ATGGCGATTTCAGGCAAACGCGAAAAATGGCTGATGCGGGGACTGTCCGTCCCCATGATGCTGCTGGCGCTGACCTGCCTTTATCCGGTCTATTTCGCGATCAACAATGCGCTGAAGACCGACAAGGGCTATATCCTCAACCGGTTCTCTATCGTCACGGACCCAACAATTCAGAATTTCGTCAATGCCTGGACCCGGTCGCGGCTGAGCGAATATTTCCTCAATTCCGTGGTGACCACGGCGGGTGCCGTGGCGCTGCTTTTGATCATTTCATCGCTCGCGGGCTTTGCCTTTGCGATGCTGCGGTTTCCCTATCGCAAGCTGCTGTTCATCGTCATCCTGGCTTCGCTGATGATCCCGGTCCAGGTCGTGCTGGTGCCGTTCTACCGTACCATCGTGACTCTCGGCCTTATCAACACCCGCATCGGCTTGATCATTTCCTACACGGCGTTCTTCCTGCCGTTCTGCGTCTACCTGATGACCGCGTTCTATTCCGGCCTGCCGCGCGAACTGGTCGAGGCGGCGCGCATGGATGGCGCCAAGCTCATCCAGATCTGGTGGCATGTGATGCTGCCGCTCGGCAAGCCGGCGCTGATCACGCTCGGCATTCTCAACACGCTCTATTGCTGGAACGATGTGCTGATCTCGCTGCTCGTTCTGCAGAAGGAGCGAACGCTGATGGTCGGTATCGCGGCGCTGAAGGGCGAATACACGACCAACATTCCGCTACTGATGGCCGGCATCGTCATTGCCGCCGCGCCCATCGTCATCATCTACATCATCTTCCAGCGGCGGATCGTCAACGGTATCGCCACCGGCGCCGTCAAGGGTTAG
- a CDS encoding carbohydrate ABC transporter permease — MFIAPALLLVAMFRIFPLFWGFVLSFFDSDGMTKLEFVGFGNYVALASDNAFRDSVENTLILIATLPIWVALPMLLAILIHQGVPGGRFFRAVYFFPAVLSSVIIGSIFNMVLRFDGSLNAMLKAAGLVPVDWLGSGSTALFVLFSVQLWSTFGMSLLIFLAGLSTVPTELVEAARLDGAKPMQIWWHVIIPVLRPIIEFVGVVTTIGALTSMFGLIYVLTAGGPGTSTTLPEFLIWLEQGKMNRPGYAAAISMLLFSLMAGLAYVQIRIMSKNANL; from the coding sequence TTGTTCATTGCACCTGCCTTGCTGCTGGTGGCGATGTTCCGTATTTTTCCACTGTTCTGGGGTTTCGTGCTGTCGTTCTTCGATTCCGACGGCATGACGAAACTCGAGTTTGTCGGCTTCGGCAATTACGTGGCGCTGGCCAGCGACAATGCCTTCCGCGATTCCGTCGAGAATACGCTGATCCTGATCGCCACCCTGCCGATCTGGGTGGCGCTGCCCATGCTGCTGGCGATCCTGATCCACCAGGGTGTGCCCGGTGGCCGTTTTTTCCGCGCGGTCTATTTCTTCCCGGCCGTGCTTTCCTCCGTCATCATCGGCTCTATCTTCAACATGGTGCTACGCTTCGATGGCAGCCTGAATGCCATGCTGAAGGCCGCTGGACTGGTGCCGGTCGACTGGCTGGGCTCGGGATCGACGGCGCTGTTCGTGTTGTTTTCCGTGCAGCTCTGGTCGACGTTCGGCATGAGCCTGCTGATCTTCCTCGCGGGCCTTTCGACCGTGCCGACGGAACTGGTCGAGGCGGCGCGGCTCGATGGCGCCAAGCCGATGCAGATCTGGTGGCATGTGATCATTCCGGTGCTTCGTCCGATCATCGAATTCGTCGGCGTGGTGACCACGATCGGCGCGCTGACCTCGATGTTCGGCCTGATCTATGTGCTGACCGCAGGCGGGCCGGGCACGTCGACCACGCTGCCGGAGTTCCTGATCTGGCTCGAACAGGGCAAGATGAACCGGCCGGGCTATGCCGCCGCGATCTCCATGCTGCTCTTCTCGCTGATGGCGGGGCTGGCCTATGTCCAGATCCGCATCATGTCCAAGAACGCGAACCTCTGA
- a CDS encoding ABC transporter substrate-binding protein, whose product MRMTLKAALMLGTLLSGTSAWAQEITVWDWKSSDPLSVPYYQKAKEVFEAAHPGATVNYVMQPHDQYYTLLGTALSSNAGPDMFLMNGGAQAKARFGALLKLDDKVTDIKDDLVGWEEFADANGVYAIPLSIQGFVVYYNKKLYTDAGLDPANPPKTWAELTKVCDAIKAKGAVPCFAMGNKEGFGIEFWFSAIAATSWTLEQHAEFASGKLKWSSEPVKAILQSWVDANKNGWFPQGANSTAKFMDEYEGFMRGEAANTIGLISDVAHWKQFDEFLGAENDGVFPMPSPTVASDKKEGEPNFPLAGGIGYGINKASDNADLAVAFAKVLASPELEQIFFNDAGAVAANSKVDTKGVKSPAAIEILKIMATSGAPMAHANATAKELEEIHRLSQLLLNGETTVDEAVKRMDEVQAEAHK is encoded by the coding sequence ATGCGCATGACTCTGAAAGCCGCCCTGATGCTGGGCACATTGCTCTCCGGCACCTCGGCCTGGGCACAGGAAATCACCGTCTGGGACTGGAAGTCGAGCGACCCGCTCAGTGTTCCCTATTACCAGAAGGCAAAGGAAGTGTTCGAAGCGGCCCATCCGGGCGCCACGGTCAACTATGTCATGCAGCCGCATGACCAGTATTACACGCTGCTCGGCACCGCGCTGTCCTCCAATGCCGGCCCCGACATGTTCCTGATGAATGGCGGCGCGCAGGCCAAGGCCCGTTTCGGCGCGCTCCTCAAGCTCGACGACAAGGTCACCGATATCAAGGACGACCTCGTTGGCTGGGAAGAGTTCGCCGATGCCAATGGCGTCTATGCGATCCCGCTCTCGATCCAGGGCTTCGTCGTCTATTACAACAAGAAGCTCTACACCGATGCCGGGCTCGATCCCGCGAACCCGCCGAAGACCTGGGCCGAACTCACCAAGGTCTGCGACGCGATCAAGGCCAAGGGTGCCGTGCCCTGCTTCGCCATGGGCAACAAGGAAGGCTTTGGCATAGAGTTCTGGTTCTCGGCCATCGCGGCAACGTCGTGGACGCTCGAACAGCATGCGGAATTTGCTTCTGGCAAGTTGAAATGGTCGAGCGAACCGGTCAAGGCGATCCTGCAGAGCTGGGTCGACGCCAACAAGAACGGCTGGTTCCCGCAGGGCGCCAATTCCACCGCCAAGTTCATGGACGAATATGAAGGCTTCATGCGCGGCGAGGCGGCCAACACGATCGGCCTGATCTCGGATGTCGCCCACTGGAAGCAGTTCGATGAATTCCTCGGCGCCGAAAACGATGGCGTCTTCCCGATGCCGTCGCCGACGGTCGCGTCCGACAAGAAGGAAGGCGAGCCGAATTTCCCGCTCGCGGGCGGCATCGGCTACGGCATTAACAAGGCCTCTGATAATGCCGACCTCGCCGTCGCCTTCGCCAAGGTTCTTGCTTCGCCGGAACTTGAGCAGATATTCTTCAACGACGCCGGCGCGGTGGCCGCCAACTCCAAGGTCGATACCAAGGGCGTGAAGAGCCCGGCGGCGATCGAGATCCTCAAGATCATGGCGACCTCGGGTGCGCCGATGGCGCACGCCAATGCCACGGCCAAGGAACTCGAGGAAATCCATCGCCTGAGCCAGTTGTTGCTCAACGGCGAGACCACGGTCGACGAAGCCGTCAAGCGCATGGACGAGGTCCAGGCCGAGGCACACAAGTAA
- a CDS encoding mandelate racemase/muconate lactonizing enzyme family protein encodes MTIKSFRITRFQFARDRVIGDSQVRADDVNVAALELLSDSGQSGLGFIQTLFTSLPDQAEIERVFASEVFAGLEGRKAIGLVHRVSRPRGGNLRPFSLPFHEALQVALWDLAAKEAGLPLFKLLGATRGKVRAYASGLDFHLNDDDFQKLFSHAAGLGYHAFKIKVGHADFERDLNRLALLKKIVPADSKIMIDANEAWSSKEALVKIGAIQKAGFNLLWVEDPILRSDFAGLKMLREATSRTQINSGEYLDLSGKRLLLEAEGADIINVHGQVSDVMRIGWLAAEKAIPVCLGNTFLEVGVHAACALPEVEWLEYSFQNFDHLVEQSVEIRDGWAYAPDRPGHGLVLSEAAREEWSRPSILARDALGAAPHNPRLPVF; translated from the coding sequence ATGACGATCAAATCCTTCCGGATCACCCGCTTCCAGTTCGCCCGCGACCGCGTCATCGGCGACAGCCAGGTGCGTGCCGATGACGTGAACGTAGCAGCACTGGAACTGCTCTCCGATAGCGGCCAATCGGGGCTCGGCTTTATCCAGACGCTTTTCACCTCGCTGCCTGATCAGGCCGAGATCGAGCGCGTCTTTGCCTCGGAAGTGTTTGCCGGTTTGGAAGGGCGTAAGGCGATCGGGCTGGTGCACCGGGTGTCACGTCCGCGCGGCGGCAATCTGCGGCCGTTCTCGCTGCCGTTTCATGAGGCGCTGCAGGTGGCGCTTTGGGATCTGGCCGCCAAGGAGGCTGGCCTGCCGCTCTTTAAATTACTCGGGGCCACGCGCGGCAAGGTGCGAGCCTATGCAAGCGGACTGGATTTCCATCTCAATGATGACGACTTTCAGAAGCTGTTTTCGCATGCAGCAGGCCTTGGCTACCACGCCTTCAAGATCAAGGTCGGCCATGCCGACTTCGAACGCGACCTCAATCGCCTCGCGCTGCTGAAGAAAATCGTGCCGGCCGATTCCAAGATCATGATTGATGCCAACGAAGCCTGGTCTTCGAAGGAAGCGCTGGTCAAGATCGGGGCGATCCAGAAGGCGGGTTTCAACCTGCTCTGGGTCGAGGACCCGATCCTGCGGAGCGATTTCGCCGGCCTGAAGATGCTGCGTGAGGCGACCAGCCGCACGCAGATCAATTCCGGCGAATATCTCGATCTCTCGGGCAAGCGCCTGCTGCTGGAGGCCGAGGGCGCCGACATCATCAATGTCCACGGCCAGGTTTCCGATGTGATGCGGATCGGCTGGCTGGCAGCCGAAAAGGCGATACCCGTCTGCCTCGGCAACACGTTTCTCGAGGTCGGTGTCCATGCAGCCTGCGCGCTGCCCGAGGTCGAGTGGCTCGAATATTCGTTCCAGAATTTCGACCATCTCGTGGAACAGTCGGTCGAGATTCGGGACGGCTGGGCCTATGCGCCTGATCGCCCCGGCCATGGCCTGGTGCTGAGCGAGGCTGCGCGCGAAGAATGGTCGCGACCCTCTATTCTTGCCCGCGACGCGCTTGGCGCGGCGCCGCATAATCCAAGACTGCCCGTATTCTGA
- a CDS encoding GntR family transcriptional regulator, giving the protein MSDLAYERVLEALFERKVQAGSFVSQGELSEIVEVPVAPLRDALRVLEAEGILTIHPRSGIQFVRPGFELTRATYQFRLILERAAVRIFAEEGDEDLIVEMGRRHKDLIETIASNGLTSADLLEMEELERLLHNAVIGILRNPLIESSYRRMHNYLRLLRLDRKLTAPIVLRTLKEHVEIVEACRKRDADRAEAALDAHFQAAMQRSLGLI; this is encoded by the coding sequence ATGAGCGACCTCGCTTATGAGCGCGTGCTCGAAGCCCTGTTCGAGCGAAAAGTCCAGGCAGGCTCTTTCGTCTCGCAAGGCGAACTATCTGAAATCGTTGAGGTTCCGGTGGCGCCACTGAGGGATGCGCTGCGCGTTCTTGAGGCGGAAGGCATCCTCACCATTCATCCGCGCTCGGGCATCCAGTTCGTCCGGCCGGGCTTCGAATTAACGCGGGCAACCTACCAGTTTCGCTTGATTCTGGAGCGTGCAGCTGTGCGTATATTTGCTGAAGAAGGCGATGAGGATTTGATCGTCGAGATGGGCCGCCGCCACAAGGATTTGATCGAAACGATCGCCTCGAACGGTCTGACCTCAGCTGACCTCCTCGAGATGGAAGAGCTCGAACGGCTGCTGCACAATGCCGTGATCGGCATCCTGCGCAACCCACTGATTGAAAGCAGCTACCGCCGCATGCACAATTATCTCCGGCTGCTCCGTCTCGACCGCAAGCTCACCGCCCCCATCGTGCTCCGGACATTGAAGGAACATGTCGAGATCGTCGAAGCCTGCCGGAAGCGCGATGCCGATCGCGCCGAAGCAGCACTCGACGCCCATTTCCAGGCGGCCATGCAGCGCAGTCTCGGCCTAATCTAG
- a CDS encoding metal ABC transporter permease, with protein sequence MTILDTLLSPFQFPFMINALVISVLIAVPTALLSCFLVLKGWSLLGDAISHAVFPGVVIAYIVGFPYAIGAFVAGMICAVATGFLKDNSRIKQDTVMGVVFSGMFGLGLVLYVKIQSDVHLDHILFGDMLGVQWADIAQAAAIALVTAGVIGIKWRDFLLHAFDPAQARAVGLRVGLLHYGLLFLISLTVVGALQAVGIILVIAMLIAPGAIAFLLTRQFSTMLILSVVIAVAASVAGIYLSFFIDSAPAPTIVLILAGIFIGAFVVVTRRAAGAEASEAN encoded by the coding sequence ATGACCATTCTCGATACGCTGCTCTCGCCCTTCCAGTTCCCGTTCATGATTAATGCGCTGGTCATCTCGGTTCTGATCGCGGTGCCCACGGCACTACTGTCGTGCTTTCTCGTGCTCAAGGGCTGGTCGCTGTTGGGTGACGCGATCAGCCACGCCGTATTTCCCGGCGTGGTCATCGCCTATATCGTCGGCTTTCCCTATGCGATCGGCGCCTTCGTGGCGGGCATGATCTGTGCGGTCGCCACCGGCTTTCTCAAGGATAATAGCCGTATCAAGCAGGATACGGTGATGGGTGTGGTGTTCTCCGGCATGTTCGGCCTGGGGCTGGTGCTCTATGTCAAGATCCAGTCCGACGTCCATCTCGACCATATCCTGTTCGGCGACATGCTGGGCGTGCAATGGGCCGATATCGCGCAGGCCGCCGCGATTGCTCTCGTCACGGCGGGTGTGATCGGCATCAAATGGCGGGATTTCCTGCTGCATGCTTTCGATCCCGCACAGGCGCGGGCCGTGGGCCTGCGGGTCGGCCTGCTGCATTACGGGCTACTCTTCCTGATTTCATTGACCGTGGTGGGGGCTTTGCAGGCGGTGGGCATCATTCTCGTCATCGCCATGCTGATCGCGCCCGGCGCGATCGCCTTTCTGTTGACGCGGCAGTTCAGCACGATGCTCATTCTGTCGGTCGTGATCGCCGTTGCCGCTTCGGTGGCCGGCATTTATCTCTCGTTCTTCATCGATAGTGCGCCGGCGCCGACAATCGTGCTGATCCTGGCTGGGATCTTTATCGGTGCCTTCGTGGTCGTAACGCGCCGGGCGGCCGGGGCCGAGGCCAGCGAAGCCAACTGA
- a CDS encoding metal ABC transporter permease translates to MEVLLEPFGYNYMINAMWVSALVGGVCAFLSCYLMLKGWSLIGDALSHSIVPGVAGAYMLGLPFSIGAFFAGGLAAAAMVFLNQRTKLKEDAIIGLIFSSFFGLGLFMVSLSPTSVNIQTIVLGNILAITPEDTLQLAIIGFVSLAILLVKWKDLMVAFFDENHARSIGLNPTALRVMFFALLAASTVAALQTVGAFLVICMVVTPGATAYLLTDRFPRLLVIAVMIGTLTSSIGAYASYFLDGATGGIIVVLQTLIFLIAFFFAPKHGMLAARRRAAEALEPGQ, encoded by the coding sequence ATGGAGGTCCTGCTTGAGCCCTTCGGCTACAACTACATGATCAACGCCATGTGGGTTTCGGCGCTGGTCGGCGGCGTGTGCGCGTTTCTCTCCTGCTATCTGATGCTGAAGGGCTGGTCATTGATCGGGGACGCGCTTTCGCATTCGATCGTTCCCGGCGTTGCCGGCGCCTATATGCTCGGCCTGCCGTTCTCCATCGGCGCGTTCTTTGCCGGCGGTTTGGCGGCAGCAGCGATGGTGTTCCTCAACCAGCGCACCAAGCTGAAGGAGGACGCGATCATCGGCCTGATCTTCTCGTCCTTCTTCGGGCTGGGGCTGTTCATGGTGTCGCTGTCGCCGACCTCGGTCAATATCCAGACTATCGTGCTCGGCAATATCCTGGCGATCACGCCGGAGGATACGCTGCAACTCGCGATCATCGGATTCGTCTCGCTGGCGATCCTATTGGTCAAGTGGAAGGACCTGATGGTGGCGTTCTTCGATGAGAACCACGCACGTTCGATCGGCCTCAATCCGACAGCGCTGCGGGTGATGTTCTTCGCATTGCTGGCGGCTTCGACGGTGGCGGCGTTGCAGACGGTGGGCGCGTTCCTGGTGATCTGCATGGTGGTGACGCCGGGCGCTACCGCCTACCTGTTGACCGATCGGTTCCCGCGCCTGCTGGTGATCGCCGTGATGATCGGAACCTTGACGAGTTCTATCGGCGCCTATGCCAGTTATTTTCTCGATGGCGCCACGGGTGGCATTATCGTCGTGCTGCAGACGCTGATTTTTCTCATCGCCTTCTTCTTCGCCCCCAAGCACGGCATGCTGGCGGCACGCCGCCGTGCGGCCGAAGCGCTGGAGCCGGGCCAATGA
- a CDS encoding manganese/iron ABC transporter ATP-binding protein — MTSAAASSNSGSGLAVRHATVTYRNGLTAIKDASFEIPTGTITALVGVNGSGKSTIFKSIMGFVRLARGDISVLGMPVAQALKKNLVAYVPQAEEVDWNFPVLVEDVVMMGRYGHMGIMRIAKAADREAVDKALARVGMTDYRKRQIGELSGGQRKRVFLARALAQDGRVILLDEPFTGVDVKTEDAIIALLRALRDEGRVMLVSTHNLGSVPEFCDRTVLVKGTVLAYGPTSEVFTQANLESAFGGVLRHFVLGHADSEAPYPFGLFTDDERPLVLQGGKAVPREKAETAEDQG; from the coding sequence ATGACCTCTGCAGCCGCGTCTTCCAACAGTGGGTCAGGTCTCGCCGTCCGGCATGCGACCGTCACGTATCGCAATGGCCTGACCGCGATCAAGGATGCTTCATTCGAGATTCCGACCGGAACGATCACGGCGCTGGTCGGCGTCAACGGTTCGGGCAAATCGACGATATTCAAATCGATCATGGGTTTCGTTCGTCTCGCCAGGGGCGATATTTCCGTGCTCGGCATGCCGGTCGCGCAGGCTCTGAAAAAGAACCTCGTCGCCTATGTGCCGCAGGCCGAGGAGGTCGACTGGAACTTCCCCGTTCTTGTCGAAGACGTGGTGATGATGGGCCGCTACGGCCATATGGGGATAATGCGCATCGCCAAGGCCGCGGATCGCGAGGCGGTCGACAAGGCGCTCGCTCGCGTCGGCATGACCGACTATCGCAAGCGCCAGATCGGCGAACTCTCGGGCGGCCAGCGGAAGCGCGTTTTCCTCGCCCGTGCGCTGGCGCAGGACGGGCGGGTGATCCTGCTTGACGAGCCTTTCACAGGCGTCGATGTCAAGACCGAGGATGCCATCATCGCGCTTCTGCGCGCGCTGCGCGACGAGGGCCGCGTGATGCTGGTTTCCACCCACAATCTCGGCAGTGTGCCGGAATTCTGCGACCGGACGGTGCTGGTCAAGGGAACTGTGCTTGCCTATGGCCCGACCTCCGAGGTCTTCACCCAGGCCAATCTCGAGAGCGCCTTTGGCGGCGTGCTGCGCCATTTCGTGCTCGGCCATGCCGATAGCGAGGCGCCCTATCCATTCGGCCTGTTTACCGATGACGAACGGCCGCTGGTGCTCCAGGGCGGCAAGGCCGTGCCACGCGAAAAGGCGGAGACGGCCGAGGATCAAGGCTGA